A segment of the Candidatus Syntrophosphaera sp. genome:
GACTGCCCCCGCTCCAATTCCGCCTTCTCCAGCTTGAGGACCTCCGCGGTGAGGCAAAAGAGGCCCACCAGCCGTAACAGCGGGTTGGGCTCGTTGTCCTTGACGTAGTAGCGGGTGATGTCTGTCTCGAAGAGATAGGCTCCGCTGGCCACGATCTCGCGCAGGAGGGTGAGTTTGTCCGGGCGGAGGATGCGTTCGCTGATGGTGAAAAAGCTGTCCAAGCGGGCCAAGAGGCGGTATCCTTCCAGGCTGCCCGCGTAACTGTGGACGAGGTAGCGCAGGGGATAATTTTTAAGGATCTCGTAGGCCTGCTGTTGGAATCCGATGATATGCAGCACCACGGGCAATTTGTATTCCGCGGCCAGGTCGAGCTGGGCGGCCAATACCCCTTTCTGCCAGTCCAGATCAGGATTTCCGCGATCCAAGCCGATCTCCCCCACCGCCCAGATCTGGTTTTCCTCGCAGAGAGCGGAAATGTCGGCCAGTTCGAGGTCACAATCCTCAAAATTGGGATGGATCCCCGCGCTGACCAGGATCTCCGGGTGGGGGTGTTGAATGTGGTAGGCTATCTCACTCTTGCTCAGAACAGAGGATAAAAACCGGATGATCCCCTTCTGTTTGGCCTCTTCCAGCAAGGGTTCCAGAGGCATCAGCTCATTGAGGTTGGCCAGGTGGCAGTGGGCGTCGGTCAGCTTCATTTTGGCTCCCCGAGCAGCTTCAGGATCTCCGCCGCGGCGCGTTCCCCGGCCTTGCCGTCCAGTTCGTCGAACATCACCCGATTGGCCTCAGACTGGCCTTGCTTGAGCAATTTGGGCTCTTTGAGCAGGCGATCGACGGCGGCGGGGAGTTCCTCAAAAGATTTGATCCGCAGGCTGATCTGGCTT
Coding sequences within it:
- a CDS encoding TatD family hydrolase; protein product: MKLTDAHCHLANLNELMPLEPLLEEAKQKGIIRFLSSVLSKSEIAYHIQHPHPEILVSAGIHPNFEDCDLELADISALCEENQIWAVGEIGLDRGNPDLDWQKGVLAAQLDLAAEYKLPVVLHIIGFQQQAYEILKNYPLRYLVHSYAGSLEGYRLLARLDSFFTISERILRPDKLTLLREIVASGAYLFETDITRYYVKDNEPNPLLRLVGLFCLTAEVLKLEKAELERGQSASLAKLLGGRA